TACGGTCGTGGAACCTGTGATATGAAATCAGGTCTGATTGCAGCCGTTGTTGCCATGATTCGTTTAAAAGAAGCTGGCTCAAATTTTAAAGGTACAATAAAACTTTTAGCAACCGTCGGAGAAGAAACAAGTGCCATCGGTTCCGGTCAATTAGTTGATCAAGGGTACGCAGATGACCTTGACGCATTAGTGATTGGTGAACCGACAAACGTAGAAATCGGTGTAGCACACAAAGGCGCTTTATGGCCTCGAATTACAACCTATGGAAAAACTGCCCATGGTTCAATGCCAGATCAAGGCGTAAATGCGATTGAACATATGCTTCTCGTTTTAAATGCTTTTAAAGAAACCTTCGATTTTTCTCAGTCAGTAGACGAACTGGTCGGTGCCTCAACATCTAGTCTTGATATTATCAATGGCGGCAATGGAACCAATGTTGTGCCCGACAAATGTACTGTAGAAATCGATATCCGTACGATCAAAGCACAAGATCACACTGAATTAAAACAACAATTTAAAGTGATGCTGGATAAATTAACAGCAACTGTTCCTAATTTTAAAGCCGAGATTGAATTCATTAATGACTTACCTTCTATGAAAACCGAACTTGATGACCCGTTCACTGTATTAACTCAAAAAGTCGTTTCAGAGGTCACAGAGAAAACAGCAAACACCTTTGGTATGACAGGCTATACAGATGGTTCACAGTTTGGTCGTGTTAAAAAAACATTTCCTATTTTAATTCTTGGACCTGGTGAAACAAAATACGCTCATCAGCCCAATGAATTTGTTGCGATCAATGACTTTTATCAAATGATTACGATCAACGAAAACATTGCAAAAGCCTTTTTAAACTAAAACACAAAAGAGAGCGAGACAAAACTGAGCGTTAGTTTTGTCTCGCTCTCTTTACGTTATAAAGATGCGAAATTATTACACCACGAATACTAAGAACTCTTTTCCAACACTTTGTGTCTACTTTTCTAAACACGAGCTTGAAATCTGTGAGATTATGGTCGATCTTACTTTCACATCTTTGTATATTTTTATTAAACTATTTATTGATCTAAAAGCTCTTTCAATTCCACTATTTCTTCCGTTACCTCTTGCCAATCACTGATAATTTTTTTATAACGATAACGAATGATCACGGCCGCCATAACACCGATTGCAGTCAATACGATATTCAATCCAAAAATCATCGATACATTTATTTTTTCTAGCAGACCAGTGATATAAGGAATGATCATCACAGAAATTGAGGTAGCAATTGAGTAATAACTAGTGATCCGCCCTTTTCCTTTTGAAAACAACTCCAACAACACCGCTAGCCCTAATTGCCAGATTCCGCCTGCCGCAAAAACACCAATCCCGATCGAACCGACTAAAAACATTGGCACACTTGGAAACAGTGTCATACCAATCAATAAAAACAACGATATCAATGTACACCATACTAGCAATAACGTCGGAGCAACACCACGTTTTACAATCAATGACGTTAAAAATACAGATGCAAAAGAACCGATACTATACGCACTGACCAAAACTAAACTGTTTGAATGATTCATCAGATTTAATGATTCCGCAAAAGTAGGTACCCACAAAATAAAAATATTAAACGTTGAAACACAAGTAAAACTAAATACCAGTAATGCAAATCCTTCCACTTTAAATAACGGTTGCTTACTTTTAGCACTTGTTTCGTTTTCATTCACTATTTGTAACGGCTCCGCCTGCACCTCTACTCTTTCTGGAAAGCCAAGCCTAGAAATATATAGCAAATTAAGAAATAATCCCAACGCACATCCGATAAAAACCAGCCCGTAATAAATCCCGTGATTCAACATAAATCTGGTTAACAACGGTAAAATAAATTGCCCTAAAGAAATAAAGGCTTTATTCAAGACACTAAGAGAGCTATTATCTTTTTCATTTGGATAAGCTTCCATCAAAGTTGGATAGGTACTCGTATCTAAAAATGCATTGCTAAATCCAGCAAAGACAGCAAAGAAAAGTCCTTGTAAATAGTTCTGACTAATTAATATCCCAATAAAGAAAATCAAATAACTGATGATCCCTAACTGAACTGTCTTCTTCCGTCCAAACTTATCTGAAAAATAGCCAGCAAAATACAAAATCAGGACACGACCCAACCCGATACCACTGATAACTAATGTCACTTGCTGAACTGTTGCCTGCCAACTTTCCATCAAAGCATTAAGGTTTTGCGATAAAATAATCGCTGCCATCCCTTGAAAAATGAAATTTGTATATAAAGAACCGATCAAAGGGGTATAATTTCTTTTTGTTGTTTCCATTACCATTCTCCTAGCTGTTTAAATTGAAGTTTGCTCACTTTTTCACTATATATAGTTTAAAAAGAAATCTCTATAATATCTAATGCTTTATTTTCATGTAATTAATAAATAAAATTTATTGATTTAGTTAGATACAAAGAATTAATTGCTCTAGTCAACATAATTATCCTATTATTACTTAGACCTTGTATCAAGTCAACAGTTAATTTACCCAAAATAAAAAAACTGTAAACAATCACTATACGATCATTTACAGTTTAAAATTAATAGAAGTAACTCAAATCACTTGAAACAGTTGGATAAAGCATGATCATTTCGTTCACTTTGCTTGCAGTTAAGTGTTGATTGATCATCATCGTAAATAAATTGATCAACTGATCGGCCTCATTACCTAAAACAGTCGCTCCAACCAATAGACCTGTTACTTTATCCGTAATAATTTTGGCTTTGACTAAGGGCTCATTAAGATGTTTATAGGTAAACCATTGAGATAAGTCAATAGTCTGTTGCTTGTATCGATCATCCGCTAACATTGCCTCATCTGCCAGGCCAACTTGGGCTAGCTTAGGAGAACTAAAAATAATGGTTGGTATGACAGGATAGTGGATTGCTGTTTCGAGTTTACCACTAAGTAGTTTTGCCAGATAGCTACCTTCAAAGCTAGCTATCGGTGTTAATTTAGGCGTATTTTTTTGTAAACAATCTCCTAAAGCATAAATATTCGCTATGGTTGTCTGCAGATGGTCATTAACGATAATGCCTTTGCGGTTAAATGCCACACCAATTGCTTCTAAATTCAGCCCTTCTACATTAGGTATCCGACCGGTTGCACAAAAAACTCGATCTGCTAACAGTGAACCTTGACTCGTTAAAGCTACGCGATACTGTGCTCCTTGTTTTGAAATAGACGCCGCCGACTCATTAAAATGGAAATGAACCCCTCGTTTTTTGAGATTTCCAATCAACTCATTCGTCATTCCTTGGTCAAATCCCTTTAGTGGTCGCTCATTATGGTGTAATAAATGAACTTCACTGCCACTACTGTTTGCGATATTAGCAAGCTCAAGAGAAATATAGCCCCCACCGACAAAAACGATTGTTTCAGGTAATTCTGTCATACTTAGAAACTCAGTACTAGTACCAAAGTGCTCTTTTCCGGGAATATCTAAAATAGCCGATCGTTGCCCCGTTGCTAGAATGAATTGGCTAGCCTGGTATTCTTGATTCTCCACTATGATTGTGTGAGAATCTCTAAAAGTAGCTTTACCTGTAATCGTTTGGATACCTGCACTGATCAATCCTTGTTTTTGTTCACTAGGGACTGCCTGTGTGAAGGTTTCTTTAAATGCCATCAACTCTGGCCAGTTGATTTTGGGAATTATATCAAATCCCTGATCTTTCAACTGTGCTAGATTATCTTTCGCTTCAACGGCACCATAAAGAACTTTTTTAGGATCACAGCCGCGATTTGGGCAAGTTCCGCCCCAAAGATCAGCTTCTACTACCGCTACTTTTTTCCCTTCAGCAGCTAAGTCATATGCTGCTGCCATTCCTCCAGGACCGCTACCAATGATGATTGTGTCGAAACTATTCACTTTAAAGTCCTCCTTTATTTTGCATCTATCTTTAAAACAAGTCTACAAGTAAACGAATAAAAAGTAAAAGGTGCTGTTTATTTGGGATAATTTGTTCAAAAAAATCTCAGCAATTCATGATCGATTCAATCCCCTATAGCATGTGATAGTGTTCATATTCTTTTAAAACAAAATAAGGCTGTCTAAAACTCAGTGCGTTTTAGACAGCCTTATTAAATGATTCTTTTTAGAATTATATTTTAGCTATTGCTTCCATTTTCTTGAATGACTTTTTGATACCAATAGAAGCTATCTTTCTTATAGCGATTTAAGCTGCCATTTTGGTTTTCATCTTGTTCTACATAGACAAATCCATAGCGTTTTTGATAACCATTCAGCCAACTTAATAAATCAGTATACGACCAAGTACAGTACCCTAAAACCTCTACACCGTCTGTGATCGCTTCTCTGATTGCATGGACATGGCCTTTTAGATAGTCGATGCGATAATCGTCATGAATTTCTTTTTCATCTGTTAATTTATCGTATTCGCCAAGACCGTTTTCTGTAATCAACACAGGGATTCGATAACGGCTTGTAATTCTTCTTAGACCGATCCGTAGACCTTCTGGATCGATTTCCCAGTCCCAATTCGTCCGTTCTACAAATGGATTTTCTACCCGTTTAAAGACCCCAGGAAGACCAGATTCTTCTGACGAACCTTTTTCACCCGTTGTGTTCATTTTACCCAAGCCAACACCATCTAACGGATTAAAGACAACTGTATTGGTTTGATAGTAGTTGATCCCCAGAAAATCAGGTTTGCCAGCTGCTAAGAGTTCTTCATCACCTGCTTCGATTGTAGGTGCTAAGCCTTGCTCTTTCAGGATTTTTAAAGCTGCGATCGGATAGTTGCCAAATAGATAGACATCCATCCAAAAATGAGCATTTAAATCTTCTGAGTCCTCTGCTGCCATTACATTTTTGGGATCACTATTTAGAGCATAGTTTGGACTATAAGCAAAACTTGGACCGATTCCACCTGGCATAGCCATTTCATGAAACTTCTTGATGACAGAGGCATTGGCAAGATTGGCATTGTGATTTGCTTGATACATTCGCTTAGGATCACTGACTGCTGGTGGATGGGATC
The DNA window shown above is from Enterococcus sp. 12C11_DIV0727 and carries:
- a CDS encoding dihydrolipoyl dehydrogenase family protein; the protein is MNSFDTIIIGSGPGGMAAAYDLAAEGKKVAVVEADLWGGTCPNRGCDPKKVLYGAVEAKDNLAQLKDQGFDIIPKINWPELMAFKETFTQAVPSEQKQGLISAGIQTITGKATFRDSHTIIVENQEYQASQFILATGQRSAILDIPGKEHFGTSTEFLSMTELPETIVFVGGGYISLELANIANSSGSEVHLLHHNERPLKGFDQGMTNELIGNLKKRGVHFHFNESAASISKQGAQYRVALTSQGSLLADRVFCATGRIPNVEGLNLEAIGVAFNRKGIIVNDHLQTTIANIYALGDCLQKNTPKLTPIASFEGSYLAKLLSGKLETAIHYPVIPTIIFSSPKLAQVGLADEAMLADDRYKQQTIDLSQWFTYKHLNEPLVKAKIITDKVTGLLVGATVLGNEADQLINLFTMMINQHLTASKVNEMIMLYPTVSSDLSYFY
- a CDS encoding ArgE/DapE family deacylase; protein product: MNNQEALQLLKEVVQIKSILGDEKLVADKLQTLFEKHDIPCEQVEYSAGRNQLVATLKGNEAGPVLGFSGHMDVVPVGEIPWDEDPFSAFEKDGLLYGRGTCDMKSGLIAAVVAMIRLKEAGSNFKGTIKLLATVGEETSAIGSGQLVDQGYADDLDALVIGEPTNVEIGVAHKGALWPRITTYGKTAHGSMPDQGVNAIEHMLLVLNAFKETFDFSQSVDELVGASTSSLDIINGGNGTNVVPDKCTVEIDIRTIKAQDHTELKQQFKVMLDKLTATVPNFKAEIEFINDLPSMKTELDDPFTVLTQKVVSEVTEKTANTFGMTGYTDGSQFGRVKKTFPILILGPGETKYAHQPNEFVAINDFYQMITINENIAKAFLN
- a CDS encoding glycoside hydrolase family 1 protein — translated: MEHKQLDQFPKDFLWGSASAAYQVEGAWQADGKGVSVWDEFVRIPGKTFKGTNGDVAVDHYHRYKEDVALMKEQGLKAYRFSVAWTRIFPNGRGEINQAGLQFYIDLVDELFKNQIEPVLTLYHWDLPQALQDEYQGWESRKIVEDFTNYATALFEAFRGKVKYWVSLNEQNVFISHGYLMGSHPPAVSDPKRMYQANHNANLANASVIKKFHEMAMPGGIGPSFAYSPNYALNSDPKNVMAAEDSEDLNAHFWMDVYLFGNYPIAALKILKEQGLAPTIEAGDEELLAAGKPDFLGINYYQTNTVVFNPLDGVGLGKMNTTGEKGSSEESGLPGVFKRVENPFVERTNWDWEIDPEGLRIGLRRITSRYRIPVLITENGLGEYDKLTDEKEIHDDYRIDYLKGHVHAIREAITDGVEVLGYCTWSYTDLLSWLNGYQKRYGFVYVEQDENQNGSLNRYKKDSFYWYQKVIQENGSNS
- a CDS encoding MFS transporter codes for the protein METTKRNYTPLIGSLYTNFIFQGMAAIILSQNLNALMESWQATVQQVTLVISGIGLGRVLILYFAGYFSDKFGRKKTVQLGIISYLIFFIGILISQNYLQGLFFAVFAGFSNAFLDTSTYPTLMEAYPNEKDNSSLSVLNKAFISLGQFILPLLTRFMLNHGIYYGLVFIGCALGLFLNLLYISRLGFPERVEVQAEPLQIVNENETSAKSKQPLFKVEGFALLVFSFTCVSTFNIFILWVPTFAESLNLMNHSNSLVLVSAYSIGSFASVFLTSLIVKRGVAPTLLLVWCTLISLFLLIGMTLFPSVPMFLVGSIGIGVFAAGGIWQLGLAVLLELFSKGKGRITSYYSIATSISVMIIPYITGLLEKINVSMIFGLNIVLTAIGVMAAVIIRYRYKKIISDWQEVTEEIVELKELLDQ